Sequence from the Microbacterium sp. 1.5R genome:
TGGTGAGCGACGAGTCGCCGAGGCCCTCGTCGAAGCCGGTGTTGCGCTCGTTCACGACGCCGACGCCGGCCGGGCCCTCGAGCACGACGTAGTTGCCTCCGTCGGGGAACGTCGCCGCAGCCCAGGTGCCGACCTCCTTCGCGACCTCGACGTTGTCGGGAGCGATGCGGGTGACGTACAGGCTGTCGTCGTCGGGCTCGATGCCGCGGTCGAGCAGGATGACGGGGATCTCCGCCTCCTGTGCGCGCTTGAGCGAGTCCTCCCAGCCCGAGGCCTCGGTGGCCGAGAGCAGGATCACATCGACGCCCTCGTCGACGAACGACGTGAACGCGTCGATCTGCGACTTCTGGTCGAGGTTGGTGGCGGGTGCGTACTTGAGGTCGTATCCGGCTTCCTCCGTGAAGGTGTCCTGGATGTTCTGCTCGTTGGCCTCGCGCCATGCGCCCTCGGGACCGACGGCCACGAAGCCGACCGTGGTGACGTCGTCGCCGTCGCCACCCCCGTCGCCCGAGTCGTCGGTCGAGCAGGCCGCAAGGCCGATGGTGAGTGCGCCGACTGCTGCCAGGCCGAACGCGATGCGAATGCGCTTCTTCGCGGACATTTCTTCTCCTCGTTGAGATGCCGGTGGTCACTCCGGCGGTGGTGGACCAGTCATGGTCCGATCGTGATTGCAGGACACCTGCATCGCATGTCCTGCGGTGATGTTACCGGGAACAATTTCTGGAACACAAGAGGTCGGACGAAAATCAACGGTGCATGAAGGGAAAGATCTTGTTACCGATCACAGCTCGACGCTGTGACTGAGCTCAGCGGCGATCATCTCGACCACGGTGTCGACTGTCACACCGGGACCGTTGCTGAGCTCGCCGATCTTCTCGCGGTCCTTCAGCACGATGATGCGATCGCTCAGCCGCACCACCTCTTCGAGTTCGGACGAGATGAAGACCACGGCCACTCCGTCACCGGCGAGCTGGCTGATGCGTCTCTGGACATCGATCTTCGCCGCGATGTCGATACCCCGAGTGGGCTCGTCGAGGATCAGCACGTGCGGACGCACCGCCAGCGCACGGGCCAGCAGCACCTTCTGCTGGGTTCCGCCCGAGAGCAGGCCGACCGGGCGGTCGAGGTCGGCGGGATCCAGATGCAGGGCCTCGACGTACGTCTCGACGAGTCCCCGCGACTCCGCGTGCGAGAGCGGACGAGTCCACCCGCGCAGCGCCTGCAGCGACAGGATGATGTTCTCGCGCGCCGTGAGCTCGCCGATGATGCCCTGCGTCCCCCGGTTCTCGGCCGACAGCGCGATCCGGTGTCGCAGCGCCGCCGACGGGCTCCGCAGCTGCACCCGTTCGCCGTCGACCCAGAGCTCGCCGCTGTCGGCCCGCGCCGAACCGCTGAGCAGCGACGCGAGCTCGGTGCGCCCGGAACCCCGCAGCCCCGCGAGGCCCACGATCTCTCCGCGTTGGATCTCGACATCCATCTGCTCGAGCTCACCGCGTCGCCCCACACCGGACGCCTGCATCGCGGGCTCTCCGTCGTACGCGTAGTGGTGGGCCTTGCGCTCAGAGCCGAGCGCTCGGAGGCTGTCGATGTCCTTGCCGAGCATCTTCGAGATCAGGTCGGCCCGGTCGAGGTCTCGCGTCGCATACTCCCCCACGCGCCGCCCGTTGCGCAGCACGGTCATGCGGTCGCTGATCGCGAACGCCTGCTCGAGGAAGTGCGAGATGAACAGGATCGCGACCCCCCGCTGCCGCAGACCGCGGATGACGCGCATCAGGGTCGCGACCTCGGCGACGTCGAGGCTGGAGGTGGGCTCATCGAGGACGAGCACCCTCGGCTCGTCGACGACCGCGCGCGCGAGTGCGACGAGCTGCTTCTGCGCAGGCGTGAGCAGAGAGAGCGGCGTCTTCGGATCGAGGCCGTCGAGCCCGAGTCTGGCCAGCGCCTCCGCGGCATCCGCTCTCGTCCTCCGCCAGTCGATGCCGAACCGTCCTCGGCGCTCCCGCCCGAGCATCACGTTCTCCGCGACACTGAGATTCGGGCTCAGCTGGGTCTCCTGGAACACCGTCGCGATCCCCGCCGCTCGACTGTCGGCGACCCCCGAGAACCGACGGGGCTCGCCGTCGACGAGGACCGTGCCCTCCTCCGGCGCGAGGGTGCCGGTGATCACCGCGACCAGGGTGGACTTGCCGGCGGCGTTCTCGCCCATGACGGCATGCACCTCGCCGGGGAACAGCCGGAAGTCGACGTCGTCGAGCGCGCGCACGCCGGGGAACTCGACCGTGATGCCCGCAAGCCGCACGACCGGCGCGGGACCACGGTCGGAGGTCATCGCACCTCCCGAGGTGCGGCCGACGAGCCGCGGGCGACGAGCTCGGTCGGGATCCGGGTGAGCGTGGGGATGTCCCGCCCTTCGATCGCCGCGCGCAGCATCTCGACCACTGCGACGCCCAGCGCCCCGAAGTCCTGGCGCACCGTCGTGAGCGGCGGGATGAAGTGCCGCGCCAGCGGGATGTCGTCGAAGCCGACCACGCTGAGATCCCGCGGCACCTCGAAGCCCCGGTCGTGCAGGCCGTGGATCAGCCCCATCGCCATATCGTCGTTCGCGGCGAAGATCGCCGTGTAGTCGGGCAGCCGCGTGAGCCCCTTCGCGAAGTCGTAGGCGAAGTCGGCCGACCAGTCGCCGACGACGATGGGCCGTTCGCGGATGCCCCACGACTTGGCCCGCGAATGGAAGGCCCGCTCCCGCGCCCTCGCGTCGAGCCAGTCGAGCGGACCCGAGAGGTGCAGGATATCGCGGTGGCCGAGCGCGACGAGGTGGTCGACCACGGATGTCGTGCCCGCATGCTGGTCGATCGACACGGTGAGGAACGTCGGGTCGGCGTCTGCCTTGACGACCAGCATCGGCACGGTGATGGCGATGCGGCGCAGCGCCGCCACGGACGACGAGCGGGGCGCGATGACGCAGAGCGCATCGACTCCCTGGGTCACGAGATTGTCGACCGCCTCCTGCGGAGACAGCGGGTCGCCCTCGTGCAGAGCGATCGGCGTGACGGAGTATCCAGTGGCACGTGCGGAGAGCTCCACGGCGCGCAGGATGCTGGTCGGACCGTGCGCCACCGCGCTCTCGACGATCACGCCGATCCGGCGGGTGCGCTGCGTGGCGAGAGCCCGCGCGACGAGGTTCGGGCGGTAGTCGAGCTCCTCGATCGCCTCGAGCACGCGGCGTTTCGTGTCGGGCTTGATGTTCGGGTGATCGTTGAGAACACGCGAGACCGTCATGTGCGAGACGCCCGCGATGGTCGCCACCTGACGGATGTTGGGCTTGTCTGAACCGACGTTCGCCATGCACACCTCCGTCGGCCGAGCCTCGGAGAATGTTACCGAGAACAAGCCCAGTGGTGCAATGGATCCCGCGGCAGCGGCAGGCGCTAGAGGCCCAGGCGCTCCAGGTAGGGGTTCACCAGTCGGCGCTCCGGGTCGAACCGCGCCGCGAGGTCGGCGAAGTCATCCCAGCGCGAGTAGCGAGAGCGCACCTCGGCGGCATCGAGCGTGAACACCTTTCCCCAGTGCGGGCGGGCGGTCTCGGGCAGTGCCGCCTCGAGCGTGGGCAGGAACTCGCGAACGGCCGCCTCGTCGGGCTTCCAGGTGAAGTGGATGCCGACGGCATCCGTGCCCTGCGATGAGCTCAGCCAGAGGTAGTCGGGGGCGACCGTGCGGATCTCGTTCACGAGCAGCAGCGGCGCG
This genomic interval carries:
- a CDS encoding substrate-binding domain-containing protein — its product is MSAKKRIRIAFGLAAVGALTIGLAACSTDDSGDGGGDGDDVTTVGFVAVGPEGAWREANEQNIQDTFTEEAGYDLKYAPATNLDQKSQIDAFTSFVDEGVDVILLSATEASGWEDSLKRAQEAEIPVILLDRGIEPDDDSLYVTRIAPDNVEVAKEVGTWAAATFPDGGNYVVLEGPAGVGVVNERNTGFDEGLGDSSLTKLDAQTANWSAEEGKSVFETILKSSNNDIQLVFAQNDEMGLGAAQAAEEAGLVVGEDVKIATIDGTKNAMQALADGQLSYVHEYNPLFGETALEVVEKALAGEDVDSYIVVPSEAFDSAEAAQAVLADRKY
- a CDS encoding sugar ABC transporter ATP-binding protein, giving the protein MTSDRGPAPVVRLAGITVEFPGVRALDDVDFRLFPGEVHAVMGENAAGKSTLVAVITGTLAPEEGTVLVDGEPRRFSGVADSRAAGIATVFQETQLSPNLSVAENVMLGRERRGRFGIDWRRTRADAAEALARLGLDGLDPKTPLSLLTPAQKQLVALARAVVDEPRVLVLDEPTSSLDVAEVATLMRVIRGLRQRGVAILFISHFLEQAFAISDRMTVLRNGRRVGEYATRDLDRADLISKMLGKDIDSLRALGSERKAHHYAYDGEPAMQASGVGRRGELEQMDVEIQRGEIVGLAGLRGSGRTELASLLSGSARADSGELWVDGERVQLRSPSAALRHRIALSAENRGTQGIIGELTARENIILSLQALRGWTRPLSHAESRGLVETYVEALHLDPADLDRPVGLLSGGTQQKVLLARALAVRPHVLILDEPTRGIDIAAKIDVQRRISQLAGDGVAVVFISSELEEVVRLSDRIIVLKDREKIGELSNGPGVTVDTVVEMIAAELSHSVEL
- a CDS encoding LacI family DNA-binding transcriptional regulator; this translates as MANVGSDKPNIRQVATIAGVSHMTVSRVLNDHPNIKPDTKRRVLEAIEELDYRPNLVARALATQRTRRIGVIVESAVAHGPTSILRAVELSARATGYSVTPIALHEGDPLSPQEAVDNLVTQGVDALCVIAPRSSSVAALRRIAITVPMLVVKADADPTFLTVSIDQHAGTTSVVDHLVALGHRDILHLSGPLDWLDARARERAFHSRAKSWGIRERPIVVGDWSADFAYDFAKGLTRLPDYTAIFAANDDMAMGLIHGLHDRGFEVPRDLSVVGFDDIPLARHFIPPLTTVRQDFGALGVAVVEMLRAAIEGRDIPTLTRIPTELVARGSSAAPREVR